In the genome of Nocardia sp. NBC_00416, one region contains:
- a CDS encoding FAD-binding oxidoreductase, giving the protein MPVDLGKAMAEFHGRILAPGHDDYDAARVIWKGIDRQPALIFQCADVPDIQRVLEYAHGAGLPFAVAGAGHDVAGRSVPDGGIVLSTAALRDITIDPVGKVARVGAGVQWGELAAAAHPHALATTGAASASVGVAGFSLHGGYGLLMRSCGTGCDNIIEVDMVTPDGTHRTVNQHTDPDLLWAVRGAGANFGVVTSFTLRLHSVPRVTVGVVSYPVAQARAVLRVYREITATAPNELVTDFYYKVNPDGTRTASIGVCFNGARADAERALEPLSALGLPWREAFHEADAVELHALHNTSTPYGPRYHLRSHYLDELTDEVIDLILDQGERITAPLTGIFLEHLGGAIAAVAPDATSFHGREARYSFLAIAGWNEPEDDDTHKAWTRELSKNLGPLAMDACYANYLDDDEDHRIPSAYGPGYERLRALKQIYDPTDLLRGNRNIAPA; this is encoded by the coding sequence ATGCCCGTCGATTTGGGAAAAGCGATGGCCGAATTCCACGGCCGGATCCTCGCTCCCGGCCATGACGACTACGACGCCGCCCGCGTCATCTGGAAGGGCATCGACCGGCAGCCGGCGCTCATCTTCCAATGCGCGGATGTGCCCGATATCCAGCGAGTGCTCGAATACGCCCACGGGGCCGGCCTGCCTTTCGCGGTGGCGGGGGCCGGGCACGATGTCGCGGGCAGATCGGTTCCCGACGGCGGCATCGTCTTGTCCACCGCCGCACTGCGCGACATCACGATCGACCCGGTCGGCAAGGTCGCCCGCGTCGGCGCCGGGGTCCAGTGGGGTGAGCTGGCGGCAGCGGCTCATCCGCACGCGCTGGCCACGACCGGCGCGGCATCGGCCTCTGTCGGGGTGGCCGGTTTCTCGCTGCACGGCGGGTACGGGTTGTTGATGCGCAGTTGCGGGACCGGATGCGACAACATCATCGAAGTCGACATGGTGACACCGGACGGCACCCATCGGACCGTCAACCAGCACACCGACCCGGACCTGCTGTGGGCGGTACGCGGCGCCGGCGCCAACTTCGGTGTCGTCACCTCCTTCACCCTTCGCCTGCACAGCGTGCCGCGGGTCACCGTCGGCGTCGTCTCCTATCCGGTGGCGCAGGCCCGCGCGGTCCTGCGGGTGTACCGGGAGATCACCGCGACCGCGCCGAACGAGCTCGTCACCGACTTCTATTACAAGGTCAACCCGGACGGGACCCGCACCGCCAGCATCGGAGTCTGCTTCAACGGGGCCCGTGCCGATGCCGAACGCGCGCTCGAACCGCTCAGCGCGCTCGGCCTGCCCTGGCGCGAGGCCTTCCACGAAGCCGACGCCGTGGAATTGCACGCCCTGCACAACACCAGCACCCCGTACGGCCCGCGTTACCATCTGCGCAGCCACTATCTCGACGAGTTGACCGACGAGGTCATCGACCTGATTCTCGACCAGGGGGAACGGATCACCGCGCCGCTCACCGGGATATTCCTCGAACATCTCGGCGGTGCGATCGCCGCGGTGGCCCCGGACGCCACCTCCTTCCACGGCCGCGAAGCCCGCTACTCCTTCCTGGCCATCGCGGGGTGGAACGAGCCCGAAGACGATGACACCCACAAGGCCTGGACCCGGGAGCTCAGCAAGAATCTGGGGCCGCTGGCGATGGACGCCTGCTACGCCAACTACCTCGACGACGACGAGGACCACCGCATCCCCAGCGCCTACGGCCCCGGATACGAACGCCTGCGCGCGCTCAAGCAGATCTACGACCCGACCGACCTGCTGCGCGGAAACCGCAATATCGCGCCGGCCTGA
- a CDS encoding MFS transporter — MTTTIDRGPSAQEIPSGRRGSHALRWWVLAVLGLAQLMVVLDATVVNIALPEAQRDLGFDDASRQWVITGYALAFGSLLLLGGRLSDLFGRRNTFIIGLIGFSVASAIGGAAANFEMLVAARIGQGVFGAILAPAALSLLTVTFTEPSERAKAFGIFGAVAGTGGAIGLLLGGALTEWASWRWVMFVNLAFAAVALVGAVLLLAKHVAGTRPRLDIPGTVVVTAALFGIVYGFSHAESNGWTDSVTLAFLLGGAALLGLFVWLETRVAHPLLPLRIVLDRTRGGAYLAVFVMGIGMFAIFLFLTYYMQLTLGYSPIMTGVAFLPMVAAMIASSTTVPSLLLPKVGPKVVVSGGFAIAAVGMAWLTRIGLDTGYATHILPGLVLLGLGLGGAMSTAFQSATAGVHHDDAGVASAMINTSQQVGGSIGTALLSTIAASAASDYLGARTPNQLTVAQSAIESYTTSFTWAAGVFIVGAVVLGLLMPSTLPAPAEGEPVLAH; from the coding sequence ATGACTACCACGATCGATCGCGGTCCATCCGCGCAGGAAATACCGTCAGGCAGGCGCGGCTCGCACGCCCTGCGGTGGTGGGTTCTCGCCGTCCTCGGCCTGGCCCAGCTCATGGTCGTGCTGGACGCGACCGTCGTGAACATCGCGCTGCCGGAAGCGCAGCGCGATCTCGGCTTCGACGACGCCAGCAGGCAATGGGTGATCACCGGTTACGCACTGGCCTTCGGCAGCCTGCTGCTGCTCGGCGGCCGGCTCAGCGATCTGTTCGGCCGGCGCAATACCTTCATCATCGGCCTGATCGGCTTCTCGGTGGCCTCCGCCATCGGCGGCGCGGCCGCCAACTTCGAGATGCTGGTCGCCGCGCGCATCGGCCAGGGTGTTTTCGGTGCGATCCTCGCGCCGGCCGCCCTGTCGCTGCTGACCGTCACCTTCACCGAACCGTCCGAACGGGCCAAAGCCTTCGGCATCTTCGGCGCCGTCGCCGGTACCGGCGGCGCGATCGGCCTGCTGTTGGGCGGAGCGCTCACCGAATGGGCCTCGTGGCGCTGGGTGATGTTCGTCAACCTCGCCTTCGCGGCCGTCGCGCTGGTCGGCGCGGTGCTGCTGCTGGCCAAGCATGTCGCCGGGACGCGTCCGCGGCTCGACATCCCGGGCACGGTCGTGGTCACCGCCGCACTGTTCGGCATCGTCTACGGGTTCTCCCATGCCGAGAGCAACGGCTGGACCGATTCGGTCACGCTGGCGTTCCTCCTCGGCGGCGCCGCGCTGCTCGGGCTGTTCGTCTGGCTGGAGACCCGGGTGGCCCACCCGCTGCTGCCGCTGCGCATCGTGCTCGACCGCACCCGCGGCGGCGCCTACCTCGCGGTGTTCGTCATGGGGATCGGGATGTTCGCGATCTTCCTCTTCCTGACCTATTACATGCAGCTGACGCTGGGATACTCGCCGATCATGACCGGTGTGGCGTTCCTGCCGATGGTCGCCGCGATGATCGCCTCCTCCACCACGGTCCCGTCGTTGCTGCTGCCGAAGGTCGGCCCGAAGGTGGTCGTCAGCGGTGGATTCGCGATCGCCGCGGTCGGTATGGCCTGGCTGACCCGAATCGGTCTCGACACCGGTTACGCGACCCATATCCTGCCCGGCCTGGTTCTGCTCGGCCTCGGCCTCGGCGGGGCGATGTCGACGGCGTTCCAGAGTGCCACCGCCGGCGTGCACCACGACGACGCCGGTGTCGCGTCCGCGATGATCAACACCAGCCAGCAGGTCGGCGGTTCGATCGGCACGGCCCTGCTGAGCACCATCGCGGCCTCGGCCGCCAGCGACTACCTGGGCGCCCGGACGCCGAACCAGCTAACGGTCGCGCAGTCGGCGATCGAGAGCTACACCACCAGCTTCACCTGGGCCGCGGGCGTGTTCATCGTCGGCGCGGTGGTGCTGGGACTGCTGATGCCGAGCACCCTTCCGGCCCCGGCCGAAGGGGAACCGGTACTCGCGCACTGA
- a CDS encoding TetR/AcrR family transcriptional regulator: MKHATTLRAPRRLRADAARNHQRIVEAARELFADRGLEITLDDVAERAGVGVGTVYRRFANKKELITEVFEQHIGEFAEAAEASQRHPDPWLGLVQFVEYACTHLATNRGFSEVILELDLDTERFHCLRDRVKPAVGGIVDRARDAGVLQPDIEPSDLFAMIHMVDGLAEFAKPINPEIWRRYMAITLNGIRADNVARRELPVRALTDDEVDQAKSARTAPCSGRRR; the protein is encoded by the coding sequence GTGAAACACGCCACGACCCTGCGCGCACCACGGCGTCTGCGCGCCGACGCCGCACGCAATCACCAACGCATCGTCGAGGCCGCCCGCGAACTGTTCGCCGATCGCGGGCTCGAGATCACCCTCGACGACGTAGCCGAGCGCGCGGGCGTAGGCGTGGGCACGGTCTACCGTCGCTTCGCCAACAAGAAAGAACTCATCACCGAGGTCTTCGAACAGCACATCGGAGAGTTCGCCGAGGCCGCCGAGGCGAGCCAACGCCACCCCGACCCCTGGCTCGGCCTGGTGCAGTTCGTCGAATACGCCTGCACCCATCTGGCGACCAATCGCGGGTTCAGCGAGGTAATCCTCGAACTCGACCTGGACACCGAGCGCTTCCACTGCCTGCGCGACCGGGTCAAACCGGCCGTCGGCGGGATAGTCGACCGGGCCCGCGACGCGGGCGTCCTACAGCCCGATATCGAACCCTCGGACCTGTTCGCGATGATCCATATGGTCGACGGCCTCGCCGAATTCGCCAAGCCGATCAACCCCGAGATCTGGCGACGCTATATGGCGATCACGCTCAACGGAATCCGCGCCGACAATGTCGCGCGCCGAGAGCTACCGGTCCGCGCCCTCACCGACGATGAGGTCGATCAGGCGAAGAGCGCGCGAACCGCCCCCTGCAGCGGCCGCCGCCGCTGA